From a single Mus caroli chromosome X, CAROLI_EIJ_v1.1, whole genome shotgun sequence genomic region:
- the LOC110287281 gene encoding odorant-binding protein-like: MVKFLLIALALGVSCAHHESLDISPSEVNGDWHTFYIAADKVEKVKINGDLRAYFEHMECNDDCGTLKVKFHVQMNGKCQTHTVVGEKQEDGRYTTDYSGRNYFQVVMKKNGALFFHNVNVDESGQETNVILAAGKGETLSKAQKQELGKLVKEYNIPKENIQHLAPTDTCNQ; this comes from the exons ATGGTGAAGTTCCTGCTAATTGCTCTTGCATTAGGTGTATCCTGTGCACATCATGAATCTCTTGATATCAGTCCCTCAGAG GTTAATGGGGACTGGCACACCTTTTACATAGCTGCGGATAAGGTGGAGAAAGTAAAGATAAATGGAGACCTGAGAGCTTACTTTGAGCATATGGAGTGCAATGACGACTGCGGGACACTCAAAGTCAAATTCCATGTCCA gaTGAATGGCAAGTGTCAGACACACACTGTTGTGGGAGAAAAACAAGAAGATGGGCGGTACACTACTGACT ACTCTGGTAGAAATTACTTCCAAGTTGTAATGAAGAAAAATGGCGCCCTTTTCTTTCACAACGTTAATGTGGATGAGAGTGGACAGGAGACAAATGTGATTTTAGCTGCTG GAAAAGGAGAGACCCTGAGCAAAGCACAGAAGCAGGAGCTTGGGAAGCTGGTCAAGGAATACAATATACCAAAGGAGAATATCCAGCACTTGGCGCCCACAG ACACTTGTAACCAATAG